One segment of Comamonas thiooxydans DNA contains the following:
- the ruvC gene encoding crossover junction endodeoxyribonuclease RuvC, which produces MRILGIDPGLQTTGFGVIDMEGQRLSYVASGTIRTNKMELGDLPGRLKVLFDGISEVASRYQPEVAAVEIVFVNVNPQSTLLLGQARGAALTALVNANLAVSEYTALQMKKAVVGHGRAAKSQIQEMVKRLLQLPGLPGTDAADALGLAITHAHAAAAMGLMAKSTDLRRKQHAMYRGGRVY; this is translated from the coding sequence ATGCGAATTCTAGGAATCGACCCTGGCCTGCAGACCACGGGCTTTGGCGTCATCGACATGGAAGGCCAGCGCCTGTCCTATGTGGCCAGCGGCACCATACGCACCAACAAGATGGAGCTCGGCGACCTGCCGGGTCGTCTCAAGGTGCTGTTCGACGGCATCTCCGAAGTCGCCTCACGCTACCAGCCCGAAGTGGCTGCCGTGGAAATCGTCTTCGTCAACGTCAACCCCCAGTCCACGCTACTGCTGGGCCAGGCCCGTGGTGCGGCGCTGACGGCCCTGGTCAACGCCAATCTTGCGGTTTCCGAATACACCGCCCTGCAGATGAAAAAAGCCGTGGTCGGCCACGGTCGCGCAGCCAAGAGCCAGATCCAGGAAATGGTCAAACGGCTGCTGCAACTGCCCGGCCTGCCCGGCACCGATGCCGCCGATGCGCTGGGACTGGCCATCACCCATGCCCATGCGGCGGCCGCCATGGGACTGATGGCCAAGTCCACCGATCTGCGCCGCAAGCAACATGCCATGTACCGTGGCGGACGGGTTTATTGA
- a CDS encoding 3-deoxy-7-phosphoheptulonate synthase codes for MTALNTSSTDSWYRAGSPKTGQTDDARIKEITVLPPPEHLIRFFPIRGTAVETLISDTRRSIHNIMRAQDDRLLVIVGPCSIHDPAAALDYARRLAVVREQYKDTLEVVMRVYFEKPRTTVGWKGLINDPYLDQSYRIDEGLRIARQLLIDINRLGVPAASEFLDVISPQYIGDLISWGAIGARTTESQVHRELASGISAPIGFKNGTDGNIRIATDAIQSASRGHHFLSVHKNGQVAIVHTGGNQDCHVILRGGKTPNYDAEHVAAACRDLETAGLTPSLMVDCSHANSNKQHERQKDVARDIAAQIAGGSSSVFGVMIEGHLIGGAQKFTPGKDEVCDLTYGQSITDACLGWDDSLETLQELSQAVSQRRAAALASKQEAEVLA; via the coding sequence ATGACTGCTCTGAACACTTCCTCCACCGATTCCTGGTATCGCGCAGGCTCTCCCAAGACAGGCCAGACCGACGACGCACGTATCAAGGAAATCACAGTGTTACCCCCTCCAGAGCACCTCATTCGCTTCTTCCCCATTCGCGGCACTGCCGTGGAAACGCTGATCAGCGACACCCGCCGCAGCATCCACAACATCATGCGTGCGCAGGATGACCGTCTGCTGGTCATCGTCGGCCCTTGCTCCATTCACGATCCGGCTGCTGCCCTGGACTACGCTCGCCGTCTGGCCGTGGTGCGCGAGCAGTACAAGGACACGCTGGAAGTGGTGATGCGCGTCTATTTCGAAAAACCCCGCACCACCGTGGGCTGGAAGGGGCTGATCAACGATCCCTACCTGGATCAGAGCTATCGCATCGACGAAGGCCTGCGCATCGCGCGCCAGCTGCTGATCGACATCAACCGCCTCGGTGTGCCTGCGGCCAGCGAGTTCCTGGACGTGATCTCGCCCCAGTACATCGGCGATCTGATCAGCTGGGGCGCCATCGGTGCCCGCACCACGGAAAGCCAGGTGCACCGTGAACTGGCTTCGGGAATCTCGGCGCCGATCGGCTTCAAGAACGGCACGGACGGCAATATCCGCATTGCCACCGACGCGATTCAGTCGGCCAGCCGCGGTCACCATTTCCTGTCGGTACACAAGAACGGCCAGGTCGCCATCGTGCATACGGGCGGCAATCAGGACTGTCACGTGATTCTGCGCGGTGGCAAGACGCCCAACTACGATGCCGAGCATGTGGCGGCTGCCTGCAGGGATCTGGAGACAGCTGGCCTCACGCCTTCGCTGATGGTGGACTGCAGCCACGCCAACAGCAACAAGCAGCATGAGCGCCAGAAGGATGTGGCCCGTGATATCGCGGCTCAGATCGCCGGTGGCTCCAGCAGCGTGTTCGGCGTGATGATCGAAGGCCATCTGATCGGCGGCGCGCAGAAGTTCACGCCCGGCAAGGACGAGGTCTGCGATCTGACCTATGGCCAGAGCATTACCGATGCCTGCCTGGGCTGGGATGATTCTCTGGAAACGTTGCAAGAGCTGTCGCAGGCCGTGAGCCAGCGCCGCGCTGCTGCGCTCGCCAGCAAGCAGGAAGCCGAAGTGCTCGCCTGA
- a CDS encoding YqcC family protein → MTAENIHQEIREHLQQLETELQVQKLWSAVAPDPKALESTTPFMYDTLKLHEWLQWVFIPRLRAVIDAKGSLPHQSHVYPLADHEWQQRTDFDKQHLLRLLNRIDATLNGCEMTPESTPDTKH, encoded by the coding sequence ATGACCGCTGAAAACATCCACCAAGAAATACGCGAGCATCTGCAACAACTGGAGACCGAACTGCAGGTCCAGAAGCTCTGGTCCGCCGTAGCCCCAGACCCCAAGGCACTGGAATCCACCACGCCTTTCATGTACGACACGCTCAAGCTGCACGAGTGGCTGCAATGGGTGTTCATCCCGCGCCTGCGCGCCGTGATCGATGCCAAGGGCAGCCTCCCCCACCAAAGCCATGTATATCCGCTGGCCGACCACGAGTGGCAGCAGCGCACCGACTTTGACAAGCAGCATCTGCTGCGCCTGCTCAACCGCATCGATGCCACCCTCAATGGATGCGAGATGACACCGGAATCAACGCCGGACACCAAACACTGA
- a CDS encoding YqiA/YcfP family alpha/beta fold hydrolase, translating into MTTTHLLYLHGFRSSPQSNKARIMADYVGARHSKVRWWCPQLPPSPREAAAVIAEGIANWPRQNMAVMGSSLGGYYASWVAQLARCKSVMINPAVNPARDLEKYIGEQSSWHDPEETFFFRPEYIEELRQLDTRTMTPAAPEMVLIAQGDEVLDWNEMSERYPHALQLVQEGGDHALSNFAEYLDRIDEFLALA; encoded by the coding sequence ATGACGACCACCCACCTGCTGTATCTGCATGGCTTTCGCTCCTCCCCTCAGTCCAACAAGGCACGCATCATGGCGGACTATGTGGGCGCCAGGCATTCCAAGGTACGCTGGTGGTGCCCTCAGCTGCCGCCCTCGCCGCGCGAAGCGGCGGCCGTGATCGCAGAGGGCATAGCCAACTGGCCACGCCAGAACATGGCCGTCATGGGCTCGTCGCTGGGCGGCTATTACGCCAGCTGGGTGGCCCAGTTGGCGCGCTGCAAGAGCGTGATGATCAACCCCGCCGTCAACCCGGCCCGCGACCTGGAAAAATACATCGGCGAGCAGTCCAGCTGGCATGACCCCGAGGAAACCTTCTTCTTTCGCCCCGAATACATTGAGGAATTGCGCCAGCTCGACACCCGCACCATGACGCCAGCAGCCCCCGAGATGGTGTTGATCGCCCAGGGCGACGAGGTGCTCGACTGGAACGAGATGAGCGAGCGCTACCCTCACGCCCTTCAATTGGTGCAAGAGGGCGGCGACCACGCCCTGAGCAACTTTGCCGAGTATCTGGACCGGATCGACGAATTTCTGGCCTTGGCCTGA
- a CDS encoding RcnB family protein — protein sequence MSRLTTRILSASVAACLGLGSLAAQAQPGPPPGRGNGHGAQDMRHGGRHDDRGRHEQRYDRRDDRRADHHDNGRRGGGPDHNWYKGSRVPPQYRSQHYVVNDWRGHRLSAPPRGYHWIQNGGDYLLVAIASGVIASMVLGNY from the coding sequence ATGTCCCGTTTGACTACCCGCATTCTTTCTGCCTCGGTTGCCGCCTGCCTGGGTCTGGGCAGTCTGGCCGCCCAGGCGCAGCCCGGCCCGCCGCCCGGTCGCGGCAATGGACATGGAGCGCAGGACATGCGCCATGGCGGTCGCCATGATGATCGTGGCCGGCATGAGCAGCGCTATGACAGGCGCGACGACCGACGTGCCGATCATCACGACAATGGTCGCCGTGGCGGCGGTCCCGACCACAACTGGTACAAGGGCAGTCGCGTGCCGCCGCAATACCGCAGCCAACACTATGTGGTGAATGACTGGCGCGGCCACCGCCTGTCGGCCCCGCCGCGCGGCTATCACTGGATTCAGAACGGCGGCGACTATCTGCTGGTCGCCATTGCCTCCGGTGTGATTGCCTCCATGGTGCTGGGCAATTACTAA
- the aroE gene encoding shikimate dehydrogenase, with the protein MTNTLDAYCVMGNPVAHSRSPWIHARFAELTGQPVSYDRALVPLDGFADFVRDFAARGGKGCNVTVPFKLQAAELATSTSERVRLAGAANTLVFGANGIHADNTDGLGIVADITRNAGVPIAGRDVLLLGAGGAAAGALGSLLEQKPRRLVVVNRTHARAQTLIQQHAAIATLHKVELVALERQVLETDLTQNFDIIINATASSLAGADVPAPASVLHARSLAYDMMYGPAAQNFLSWASSHGALARDGLGMLVEQAAESFALWRGVRPPSAQVLAELRALLHAEAAH; encoded by the coding sequence ATGACAAATACGCTTGATGCCTACTGCGTCATGGGCAACCCCGTTGCCCACAGCCGCTCCCCCTGGATCCATGCCCGCTTTGCCGAGCTGACCGGCCAGCCCGTCAGCTATGACCGCGCCCTGGTGCCGCTGGATGGCTTTGCCGACTTTGTGCGCGACTTTGCCGCGCGCGGCGGCAAGGGTTGCAATGTGACCGTTCCCTTCAAGCTGCAGGCGGCCGAGCTGGCCACCAGCACCAGCGAGCGCGTGCGGCTGGCTGGTGCTGCCAATACGCTGGTATTCGGCGCCAACGGCATTCATGCCGACAACACCGATGGCCTGGGCATCGTGGCCGACATCACCCGCAATGCCGGTGTACCCATCGCCGGGCGTGATGTGCTGCTGCTTGGCGCGGGCGGCGCCGCCGCTGGAGCCCTGGGCTCTTTGCTGGAACAAAAGCCCCGCCGCCTAGTCGTGGTCAACCGCACTCATGCCAGGGCCCAAACGCTGATCCAGCAGCATGCGGCCATTGCCACACTACATAAAGTAGAGCTGGTAGCACTTGAAAGACAGGTGCTTGAGACCGATTTGACCCAAAATTTCGACATCATCATCAATGCCACAGCCAGCAGTTTGGCTGGGGCTGATGTGCCCGCGCCCGCCAGCGTGCTGCACGCACGCAGTCTGGCCTACGACATGATGTACGGCCCCGCCGCTCAGAATTTTCTGAGTTGGGCCAGCAGCCACGGCGCGCTGGCGCGTGATGGCCTGGGCATGCTGGTGGAGCAGGCCGCCGAGTCCTTTGCGCTATGGCGCGGCGTGCGTCCGCCCTCGGCACAAGTCTTGGCCGAGCTGCGTGCTCTGCTGCACGCCGAAGCCGCTCACTAA
- the rodA gene encoding rod shape-determining protein RodA yields the protein MSAIEFDKPSLLQRIVPLFRGFDFLLLLFIAMLAGAGLLAMYSAGFDHGTRFVDHGRNMLIAAGLLFVLAQISPQQLMKVAVPLYTLGVVLLVAVALFGITKKGATRWVNVGVVIQPSELLKIATPLMLAWWFQRREGNLRASDFVIAFVLLMVPVGLIMKQPDLGTSLLVMAAGLSVIFFAGLPWKLIVPPVLLALVGIFLIVWFEPQLCADGVSWYFLHDYQRTRVCTLLDPTRDPLGKGFHIIQGMIAIGSGGVWGKGFMAGTQTHLEFIPERTTDFIFAAYSEEFGLIGNLFIIVGFLLLVWRGLAISMNANSLFGRLMAAAVAMIFFTYAFVNMGMVSGILPVVGVPLPFISYGGTAMVTLGLALGVLMSVSRAQRQLPGGDGHIPHA from the coding sequence ATGTCCGCCATCGAATTCGATAAGCCCTCGCTGCTGCAACGCATTGTTCCGCTGTTTCGCGGCTTTGATTTCCTGCTGCTTCTCTTTATCGCCATGTTGGCGGGTGCGGGGCTGCTGGCCATGTACTCGGCGGGCTTCGATCACGGCACGCGCTTTGTGGACCACGGACGCAATATGCTGATTGCGGCGGGTCTGCTGTTCGTGCTGGCCCAGATATCCCCTCAGCAATTGATGAAGGTGGCCGTGCCGCTCTACACCCTGGGTGTGGTGTTGCTGGTGGCGGTGGCGCTGTTCGGCATCACCAAGAAGGGGGCCACGCGCTGGGTGAATGTGGGAGTGGTGATTCAGCCCTCCGAGCTTTTGAAGATCGCCACGCCGCTGATGCTGGCCTGGTGGTTCCAGCGCCGCGAGGGCAATCTGCGCGCATCGGACTTTGTCATCGCCTTTGTGCTGCTGATGGTGCCCGTGGGCCTGATCATGAAGCAGCCCGATCTGGGCACCTCGCTGCTGGTGATGGCTGCCGGTCTGTCCGTGATCTTTTTTGCCGGCCTGCCCTGGAAACTCATCGTGCCGCCCGTGCTGCTGGCCCTGGTCGGCATTTTCCTCATCGTCTGGTTTGAGCCCCAGCTCTGTGCCGATGGCGTGAGCTGGTATTTTTTGCATGACTATCAGCGTACTCGCGTCTGTACCTTGCTGGACCCCACGCGCGACCCTCTGGGCAAGGGCTTCCACATCATTCAGGGCATGATCGCCATCGGTTCGGGCGGTGTCTGGGGCAAGGGTTTTATGGCTGGCACGCAGACCCACCTGGAATTCATTCCCGAGCGCACCACCGACTTCATCTTTGCCGCCTATTCCGAGGAATTCGGTCTCATAGGCAATCTCTTCATCATCGTCGGCTTTTTGCTGCTGGTCTGGCGCGGGCTGGCCATTTCCATGAATGCCAACTCGCTGTTTGGCCGACTGATGGCAGCTGCCGTGGCCATGATCTTCTTCACCTATGCGTTCGTGAACATGGGCATGGTCAGCGGCATTTTGCCGGTGGTGGGCGTGCCTTTGCCTTTCATCAGCTATGGCGGCACGGCCATGGTCACGCTGGGCCTGGCGCTGGGCGTGCTGATGTCGGTGTCGCGGGCGCAGCGGCAGCTACCCGGCGGTGATGGGCATATTCCCCATGCGTGA
- a CDS encoding ribonuclease catalytic domain-containing protein, whose amino-acid sequence MHALFEEAGKFLAGRILSEAESSAQVELDSGKRVKVKAANILLKFEKPAPAELVAQGQAQAAEIDLDLAWEFAPEEEFGFADLARDYFSESATLAQQAGALFCLYDAPHYFRRAGKGRFKKAPAEILQQALAAIEKKKQIQAQIDAWAEELGRGECPQAIREQLYKILFKPDKNAPEYKAVVDASRATKLAPLELLHRAGAIDSSYQFHWKRFLFDNFPKGTGFPSVQAPQPPADLPVADVQAFSIDDSATTEIDDALSVTGLGTGTVTVGIHIAAPGLAITPGGELDKLGRARLSTVYMPGYKITMLPDDVVHIYTLDEGRSNPAVSLYVQINEETLETISSETRLERVPVEVNFRYDKLDHIVTEEWLTDSSIQVENTPDSLLGKRKELTFLQRWSKFLKANREVVRGKPENFNRPDYNFRLVGNDGAEPNGSEQVQITVRKRGAPLDLIVAEAAIVANSTWGLMLAEHGVPGIYRSQASLAPGVKVRMSTKALPHAGIGVKAYSWATSPLRRYVDLVNQWQIIACARHGKTAALAAPFKPKDAELFGIISSFDGAYSAYNGYQAGMERFWTLKYLEQNGISELTASVFKEGPNGSFLVRADNLPLVLPVLGAQNLPRGAHVRVKLGEIDEISLDISGTLIERLDAGAEAESEGEDSGEDDDDAVAGPISIAVDMNDADPAADQPKS is encoded by the coding sequence ATGCACGCACTGTTTGAAGAAGCCGGCAAATTTCTGGCCGGGCGCATCCTCTCCGAAGCCGAATCCTCAGCCCAAGTCGAGCTGGACTCGGGCAAGCGGGTCAAGGTCAAGGCCGCCAATATCCTGCTCAAGTTCGAGAAGCCGGCTCCTGCCGAGTTGGTCGCTCAGGGCCAGGCCCAGGCCGCCGAGATCGATCTGGATCTGGCCTGGGAATTTGCGCCCGAGGAAGAGTTCGGCTTTGCCGACCTGGCGCGTGACTATTTTTCCGAATCCGCGACGCTGGCCCAGCAGGCCGGTGCGCTGTTCTGCCTGTACGACGCACCGCACTATTTCCGCCGTGCGGGCAAGGGCCGTTTCAAGAAGGCTCCTGCAGAAATCCTGCAGCAAGCCCTTGCCGCCATCGAGAAGAAAAAGCAGATTCAGGCACAGATCGACGCCTGGGCCGAGGAATTGGGCCGCGGCGAGTGCCCGCAGGCGATCCGCGAACAGCTCTACAAGATTCTGTTCAAGCCCGACAAGAACGCTCCCGAATACAAGGCCGTGGTCGATGCCAGCCGCGCCACCAAGCTGGCCCCGCTGGAGCTGCTGCACCGCGCAGGCGCCATCGACTCGTCCTACCAGTTCCACTGGAAGCGCTTCCTGTTCGACAACTTCCCCAAGGGCACAGGCTTCCCCTCCGTGCAGGCTCCCCAGCCACCGGCCGACCTGCCCGTGGCCGATGTACAGGCCTTCTCCATCGACGACTCGGCCACCACCGAAATCGACGATGCGCTGTCCGTCACGGGCCTGGGCACGGGCACCGTCACCGTGGGCATTCACATTGCCGCCCCCGGTCTGGCCATCACGCCCGGCGGCGAGCTGGACAAGCTGGGCCGTGCCCGCCTGTCCACCGTCTACATGCCCGGCTACAAGATCACCATGCTGCCCGACGACGTGGTGCATATCTACACGCTGGACGAGGGCCGCTCCAACCCTGCGGTTTCGTTGTATGTGCAGATCAACGAGGAGACGCTGGAGACTATCTCCAGCGAAACCCGACTCGAGCGCGTGCCCGTGGAAGTCAACTTCCGCTACGACAAGCTCGATCACATCGTCACCGAGGAATGGCTGACCGACTCCTCAATTCAGGTTGAAAACACGCCTGATTCCTTGCTGGGCAAGCGCAAGGAGCTCACCTTTTTGCAGCGCTGGTCCAAGTTCCTCAAGGCCAATCGCGAAGTGGTGCGCGGCAAGCCCGAGAACTTCAACCGTCCGGACTACAACTTCCGTCTCGTCGGCAATGACGGCGCCGAGCCCAATGGCAGCGAGCAGGTACAGATCACCGTGCGCAAGCGCGGCGCGCCGCTGGACCTGATCGTGGCCGAGGCCGCCATCGTGGCCAACAGCACCTGGGGACTGATGCTGGCCGAGCACGGTGTGCCCGGCATCTACCGCAGCCAGGCCAGCCTGGCACCTGGCGTCAAGGTACGCATGAGCACCAAGGCCTTGCCCCATGCCGGCATCGGCGTGAAAGCCTACTCCTGGGCAACATCCCCGCTGCGCCGCTATGTGGACCTTGTCAATCAGTGGCAGATCATTGCCTGCGCCCGTCATGGCAAGACGGCTGCCCTGGCCGCGCCCTTCAAGCCCAAGGACGCCGAGCTGTTCGGCATCATCAGCAGCTTTGACGGCGCCTACAGCGCCTACAACGGTTATCAGGCCGGCATGGAGCGTTTCTGGACGCTCAAGTATCTGGAGCAGAACGGCATCAGCGAACTGACGGCCAGCGTGTTCAAGGAAGGCCCCAACGGTTCCTTCCTGGTGCGCGCCGACAATCTGCCTCTGGTGCTGCCCGTACTGGGTGCGCAGAACCTGCCGCGCGGCGCCCATGTGCGCGTCAAGCTCGGCGAGATCGACGAGATCTCGCTGGACATCTCGGGCACGCTGATCGAACGCCTGGATGCAGGAGCCGAGGCCGAAAGCGAAGGTGAGGACAGCGGCGAGGACGATGACGACGCCGTGGCCGGTCCCATCTCCATTGCGGTGGACATGAACGACGCCGATCCTGCTGCAGACCAGCCAAAGTCCTGA
- a CDS encoding energy transducer TonB, with protein sequence MKLPTSLRRLSTLQLALGVSIAVHAVLLTVRFVDPERFERVFQDTPLEVILVNARANEVPDKAQAIAQTSLAGGGDADQGRATSPMPYSALTTVGDDFEEKQRQLDAMQEQQNQLLTQLRQQVAALPPIDPRLSADNKALEAQEEKRLQLIKLLAEIEKRINEENARPKKRYISPATKEAVYAVYYDALRRKVEDKGTENFPENKGKKLYGELVMILTVNHDGRVLSTEVVQGSGNRMLDTRAEAIARAAAPYGHFGPAMRTKADQIAVVSRFRFTREQTLETDIR encoded by the coding sequence GTGAAACTGCCCACCTCTCTTCGACGACTGAGTACGCTGCAGCTGGCGCTGGGCGTGTCCATCGCCGTCCATGCCGTGTTGCTGACCGTCCGCTTCGTGGACCCGGAACGCTTTGAGCGCGTGTTTCAGGACACGCCGCTGGAAGTGATCCTGGTCAACGCCCGCGCCAACGAGGTGCCGGACAAGGCGCAGGCCATCGCCCAGACATCGCTGGCTGGCGGCGGCGATGCAGACCAGGGCCGGGCCACCAGCCCCATGCCCTACTCGGCCCTGACGACGGTCGGCGACGATTTCGAGGAAAAACAGCGCCAGCTCGATGCCATGCAGGAGCAGCAGAACCAGTTGCTGACCCAGCTGCGCCAGCAAGTGGCCGCGCTGCCCCCCATAGACCCGCGGCTGAGCGCCGACAACAAGGCCCTGGAAGCCCAGGAAGAAAAGCGCTTGCAGCTCATCAAGCTGCTGGCCGAGATTGAAAAGCGCATCAACGAAGAGAACGCCCGCCCCAAGAAGCGCTATATCAGTCCCGCCACCAAGGAAGCCGTGTATGCCGTCTACTACGATGCGCTGCGCCGCAAGGTGGAAGACAAGGGCACAGAAAACTTCCCCGAGAACAAGGGCAAGAAGCTGTATGGCGAGCTGGTCATGATCCTGACCGTGAACCATGACGGCCGCGTGCTTTCCACCGAGGTTGTGCAGGGCTCGGGTAACCGCATGCTCGATACCCGCGCCGAGGCCATTGCCCGCGCCGCAGCCCCTTACGGCCACTTCGGCCCGGCCATGCGCACCAAGGCCGATCAGATCGCCGTCGTCTCGCGCTTCAGGTTCACACGCGAGCAGACACTGGAAACAGACATAAGGTGA
- the mtgA gene encoding monofunctional biosynthetic peptidoglycan transglycosylase produces the protein MKALGRLLLLVLCATLLLQLFFVVRIAVMAWLDPESTSYQRSEAWQLAHSSEGLRWRQQWVDYSQISSNLKRAVIASEDAGFMDHHGVEWDAVQKAWQRNAKAEARATQADKAGSNTKPAKVYGGSTITQQLAKNLLLSGERNFLRKGQELVLAQLLELMLSKQRILEIYLNNVEWGQGVFGAEAAARHYFHKSAAQLNAAEAARLAAMLPAPKRFEKMPQSRYLAQRSRTIARYIPMVTHP, from the coding sequence ATGAAAGCTCTTGGCCGACTGCTGTTGCTGGTGCTTTGCGCCACCCTGCTGCTGCAATTGTTTTTTGTAGTACGCATCGCAGTCATGGCATGGCTGGATCCGGAGTCCACCAGCTATCAGCGCTCCGAAGCCTGGCAGCTTGCCCACAGCAGCGAAGGCCTGCGCTGGCGCCAGCAATGGGTAGACTACAGCCAGATCTCCAGCAACCTCAAGCGCGCGGTGATTGCCTCCGAAGATGCCGGCTTCATGGACCACCACGGCGTGGAATGGGATGCCGTTCAGAAGGCCTGGCAGCGCAACGCAAAAGCCGAGGCCAGGGCCACGCAGGCAGACAAAGCCGGAAGCAACACCAAGCCCGCCAAGGTCTATGGCGGCTCCACCATCACCCAGCAACTGGCCAAGAACCTGCTGCTGTCGGGTGAACGCAATTTTCTGCGCAAGGGCCAGGAGCTGGTGCTGGCGCAATTGCTGGAGCTGATGCTGAGCAAGCAGCGCATTCTGGAGATCTACCTCAACAACGTGGAATGGGGCCAGGGCGTGTTCGGCGCCGAGGCAGCCGCCCGGCATTACTTCCACAAGAGTGCCGCCCAGCTCAATGCGGCAGAGGCAGCACGACTTGCCGCCATGCTTCCGGCACCCAAGCGCTTCGAGAAAATGCCGCAATCGCGCTATCTGGCGCAGCGCAGCCGCACGATTGCGCGCTATATACCGATGGTGACACACCCTTGA
- the tldD gene encoding metalloprotease TldD, whose translation MISREPTIERLATARQLLLEPFGLDETHLARALAEIRSHQVDDADLYFQYTRAEGWSLEEGIVKTGSFSIDQGVGVRAVSGEKTAFAYSDDISEASLLDAARTVRSISSATQTRRVKAGAQKIAQSRSLYPELDPISTLDSTAKVELLGKVEKLARAKDPRVVQVMAGLASEYDVVLVARADGTLAADVRPLVRLSVTVIAEQKGRREVGSSGGGGRFGLAYFSDEQISQYVDEAVHAALVNLESRPAPAGVMTVVLGSGWPGVLFHEAVGHGLEGDFNRKGSSAFSGRIGQRVAAKGVTVLDDGTIADRRGSLNVDDEGHVSQSNVLIEDGILKGYIQDSMNARLMGVKPTGNGRRESYAHIPMPRMTNTYMLGGDKDPQEIIGSIKKGLYATNFGGGQVDITSGKFVFSASEAYWVENGKIQYPVKGATIIGSGPESLKHISMIGNDMRLDSGVGTCGKEGQSVPVGVGQPTLRIDGLTVGGTA comes from the coding sequence ATGATTTCCCGCGAACCCACCATCGAACGCTTGGCCACGGCCCGTCAGTTGCTGCTTGAGCCCTTCGGCCTGGACGAAACCCATCTTGCGCGTGCGCTTGCCGAAATTCGCTCGCACCAGGTGGATGACGCCGATCTCTACTTCCAGTACACCCGCGCGGAAGGCTGGAGTCTGGAAGAAGGCATCGTCAAGACCGGCTCCTTCTCCATCGATCAGGGAGTAGGCGTTCGGGCGGTCAGCGGCGAGAAGACGGCTTTTGCCTATTCCGACGACATTTCCGAAGCCTCGCTGCTGGATGCCGCACGTACCGTGCGCTCCATCTCCAGCGCAACCCAGACGCGCCGCGTCAAGGCGGGTGCGCAGAAGATTGCGCAAAGCCGCTCTCTGTACCCTGAACTGGATCCCATCAGCACGCTGGACAGCACGGCCAAGGTCGAGCTGCTGGGCAAGGTGGAAAAGTTGGCCCGCGCCAAGGATCCGCGCGTGGTGCAGGTCATGGCCGGTCTTGCCAGTGAATACGATGTGGTGCTGGTGGCCCGTGCAGACGGCACGCTGGCCGCTGACGTGCGCCCACTGGTGCGCCTGTCGGTGACAGTGATCGCCGAGCAAAAGGGCCGCCGCGAGGTGGGTTCCTCCGGTGGTGGCGGTCGCTTCGGCCTGGCCTATTTCAGCGACGAGCAGATCAGCCAGTATGTGGACGAGGCCGTGCATGCGGCCCTGGTCAACCTCGAATCGCGTCCCGCACCGGCAGGCGTGATGACGGTGGTGCTGGGCTCGGGCTGGCCCGGCGTGCTGTTCCACGAGGCCGTGGGCCACGGCCTGGAAGGCGACTTCAACCGCAAGGGCTCCAGCGCCTTCAGCGGTCGCATCGGTCAGCGCGTGGCCGCCAAGGGCGTGACCGTGCTGGATGACGGCACGATTGCCGATCGCCGCGGCTCCTTGAACGTGGACGACGAAGGCCATGTCAGCCAGAGCAATGTGCTGATCGAGGACGGCATTCTCAAAGGCTATATCCAGGACTCCATGAATGCGCGCCTGATGGGCGTCAAGCCCACGGGCAATGGCCGTCGCGAAAGCTATGCCCACATCCCCATGCCGCGCATGACCAACACCTATATGCTGGGTGGCGACAAGGATCCACAGGAGATCATTGGCTCCATCAAGAAGGGCTTGTACGCCACCAACTTCGGCGGCGGTCAGGTGGACATCACCAGCGGCAAGTTCGTGTTCTCTGCCAGCGAAGCCTACTGGGTGGAAAACGGCAAGATCCAGTACCCCGTCAAGGGTGCGACCATCATCGGCAGCGGCCCGGAGTCACTCAAGCACATCAGCATGATTGGCAACGACATGCGCCTGGACTCGGGTGTGGGCACCTGCGGCAAGGAAGGCCAGAGCGTGCCTGTGGGCGTGGGCCAGCCTACGCTGCGCATTGACGGCCTGACAGTCGGTGGCACGGCCTGA